One genomic window of Halolamina sediminis includes the following:
- a CDS encoding proteasome assembly chaperone family protein — translation MDDSARPASRFGVESSEEPKETLLCGFASYGLAGLTAVDFLIDQLELTETGHVSAEGMPSITPFENGQPTHHTRLFSRPDLELTLLKNELFVPPALSGPFGEEILSWTEDHGVEEVVVVDAVPMQHGPDDHRTYYVATDDYRERRLTGSEIEPMSRGYLDGVTGALVEQGIDSPLAVGVFRTPVHDQTPDMEAAIRLIETIDELYDLDVNTEPLQAFADEIRRYYEELAERYEAAAEKEAAFADRMFM, via the coding sequence ATGGACGACAGTGCTCGGCCAGCGAGTCGGTTCGGCGTCGAGAGCAGCGAGGAACCCAAGGAGACGCTGCTCTGTGGCTTCGCGAGCTACGGGCTCGCCGGGCTGACGGCCGTCGACTTCCTGATCGACCAACTCGAGCTCACGGAGACGGGCCACGTGTCGGCCGAGGGGATGCCGAGCATCACCCCCTTCGAGAACGGGCAGCCGACACACCACACGCGGCTGTTCTCGCGGCCGGATCTGGAGCTGACGCTGCTGAAGAACGAGCTGTTCGTGCCGCCGGCGCTGAGCGGCCCGTTCGGCGAGGAGATCCTCTCCTGGACCGAGGATCACGGCGTCGAGGAGGTGGTCGTCGTCGACGCGGTGCCGATGCAGCACGGCCCCGACGACCACCGGACGTACTACGTCGCGACCGACGACTACCGCGAGCGGCGACTAACCGGGAGCGAGATCGAGCCGATGTCGCGGGGGTACCTCGACGGCGTGACGGGCGCGCTGGTCGAGCAGGGGATCGACTCGCCGCTTGCTGTCGGCGTGTTCCGCACGCCGGTCCACGATCAGACGCCCGACATGGAGGCCGCGATCAGGCTGATCGAGACGATCGACGAGCTGTACGACCTCGACGTGAACACCGAGCCGCTGCAGGCCTTTGCCGACGAGATCCGGCGCTACTACGAGGAGCTCGCCGAGCGCTACGAGGCCGCCGCCGAAAAGGAGGCGGCATTCGCCGACCGGATGTTCATGTGA
- a CDS encoding tRNA-dihydrouridine synthase, whose product MFEPRLALASLSGEADAEWARAGADWAGAAVLGGVCLDRSTREAARAMVADRDRSEFLPDDPITFVDDQLAALSGVDLRPGINVRSTTAEPVREVAAVAADHDAFVEINAHCRQDELCAAGAGESLLREPERLEALVAAAATGADVSVKVRTELDGVDLVAVARRVEAAGADAMHVDAMDSEARVADVADATDLFLIANNGVRGRESVREYLEYGADAVSVGRPSDDPAVLDRVGDAVAEWFAEEQSPREVEP is encoded by the coding sequence ATGTTCGAACCGCGGCTGGCGCTGGCGTCGCTCTCGGGCGAGGCCGACGCCGAGTGGGCCCGAGCGGGTGCTGACTGGGCCGGTGCGGCCGTCCTCGGTGGCGTCTGCCTCGATCGGTCGACCCGGGAAGCGGCCCGAGCGATGGTCGCCGACCGCGACCGCTCTGAGTTCCTGCCCGACGACCCGATCACGTTCGTCGACGACCAGCTCGCGGCGCTCTCCGGCGTCGACCTGCGACCGGGAATCAACGTCCGTTCGACGACGGCCGAGCCGGTCCGGGAAGTCGCCGCGGTGGCCGCCGATCACGACGCATTCGTGGAGATCAACGCCCACTGCCGGCAGGACGAACTCTGTGCGGCCGGTGCGGGGGAGTCGCTGCTCCGGGAGCCCGAGCGACTCGAAGCGCTCGTCGCGGCCGCCGCGACCGGCGCCGACGTGAGCGTGAAAGTCCGGACCGAACTCGACGGCGTCGATCTCGTGGCCGTGGCCCGACGGGTCGAGGCCGCGGGCGCCGACGCGATGCACGTCGACGCGATGGACAGCGAGGCCAGAGTGGCCGACGTCGCCGACGCGACCGACCTGTTCCTGATCGCGAACAACGGCGTTCGCGGCCGGGAAAGCGTCCGGGAGTACTTGGAGTACGGCGCCGACGCAGTCAGTGTCGGTCGGCCGAGCGACGACCCCGCGGTGCTCGACCGCGTTGGGGACGCAGTGGCGGAGTGGTTCGCGGAGGAGCAGAGCCCACGAGAGGTGGAGCCGTGA
- a CDS encoding triphosphoribosyl-dephospho-CoA synthase: MSDSPRTPAENAELALLLEVAGTPKPGNVDRRRDLDDLRFEQFLAGSVGSAAGLRLAAEGVPVGEAFDHAVAGMSRQSGGNTQFGCLLLLTPLVSVAAADELHREAVRDRCRATTVDDAVDFYRAFEHVDVAVGDPPEGVAELDARHGSDAAPALRQREMTLWDVMALSADPDDGVPDTNAAEWVEGFPRTFDAAESILADDGPVLDRAAGCFLRQLAAEPDTLVATTHGEETAREVRQRAESTLAAVERTDSLDPAEELAEAFVDEGINPGTTADRVAAALFVALERGLTV; encoded by the coding sequence GTGAGCGACAGCCCCCGAACCCCGGCGGAGAACGCCGAACTCGCGCTGTTGCTGGAGGTGGCCGGCACCCCCAAGCCGGGGAACGTCGACCGCCGGCGGGACCTCGACGACCTGCGCTTCGAGCAGTTCCTCGCCGGGAGCGTCGGGAGCGCGGCAGGGCTGCGGCTGGCGGCCGAGGGGGTACCGGTCGGCGAGGCGTTCGACCACGCCGTCGCGGGCATGAGTCGGCAGTCCGGCGGCAACACCCAGTTCGGCTGCCTGCTGCTGCTGACGCCGCTGGTGAGCGTTGCCGCGGCCGACGAACTGCATCGCGAGGCGGTTCGCGATCGCTGCCGGGCGACGACCGTCGACGATGCCGTGGATTTCTACCGCGCGTTCGAGCACGTCGACGTGGCGGTCGGCGATCCACCCGAGGGCGTCGCCGAGTTGGACGCACGGCACGGGAGCGACGCGGCGCCCGCGCTCCGCCAGCGGGAAATGACGCTCTGGGACGTGATGGCGCTCTCCGCCGATCCCGACGACGGCGTGCCCGACACGAACGCCGCGGAGTGGGTCGAGGGGTTCCCGCGGACGTTCGATGCCGCCGAATCGATCCTTGCCGACGACGGCCCCGTACTGGACCGCGCGGCGGGCTGTTTCCTCCGGCAGTTGGCCGCGGAGCCGGACACGCTGGTCGCGACCACCCACGGCGAGGAGACTGCGCGGGAGGTCCGCCAGCGCGCCGAATCGACCCTCGCTGCGGTCGAACGGACGGACTCGCTCGATCCGGCCGAGGAGCTGGCCGAGGCGTTCGTCGACGAGGGGATCAACCCCGGAACGACCGCCGACCGCGTCGCCGCAGCGCTGTTCGTCGCGCTCGAACGGGGGCTGACGGTATGA
- the thyX gene encoding FAD-dependent thymidylate synthase, with product MEVELLEATEDPEEVICRAARNDYASAFVGEQTFEETMETVDGDDLEAKKETLIGHLLSHGHFGPFEHPQATFAIEGMSRSCMAQLTRHRHVSFDVQSMRYVSFDDVDPEAVGDGEMVVTPPSATDPDWIGRNQQSGSVDEATVEQREQVFRDSVQRSVEEYQRLLELGMPPEDARFVLPIGTEVNVVMSMNARTLMHVADMRAAADAQWEIRGLTEEVLDFAAEWCPVTFDYYEENMKNRKNRLAP from the coding sequence ATGGAGGTCGAACTGCTGGAGGCCACGGAGGACCCGGAGGAGGTAATCTGTCGGGCCGCACGCAACGACTACGCGTCGGCGTTCGTCGGCGAGCAGACGTTCGAGGAGACGATGGAGACCGTCGACGGCGACGACCTCGAAGCGAAAAAGGAGACGCTGATCGGCCACCTGCTCTCCCACGGCCACTTCGGCCCGTTCGAGCACCCGCAGGCCACGTTCGCGATCGAGGGGATGTCCCGCTCCTGTATGGCCCAGCTCACCCGCCACCGCCACGTCTCCTTCGACGTCCAGAGCATGCGCTACGTCTCGTTCGACGACGTGGACCCCGAGGCGGTGGGCGACGGCGAGATGGTCGTCACGCCGCCCTCCGCGACCGACCCGGACTGGATCGGCCGCAATCAGCAGAGCGGCAGCGTCGACGAGGCGACCGTCGAGCAGCGCGAGCAGGTGTTCCGCGACTCGGTGCAGCGCTCCGTCGAAGAGTACCAGCGCCTGCTGGAGTTGGGGATGCCGCCCGAGGACGCCCGGTTCGTGCTGCCGATCGGCACCGAGGTCAACGTCGTGATGAGCATGAACGCCCGGACGCTGATGCACGTCGCCGACATGCGCGCCGCTGCCGACGCCCAGTGGGAGATCCGCGGGCTGACCGAGGAGGTGCTCGACTTCGCTGCGGAGTGGTGTCCGGTGACGTTCGACTACTACGAAGAGAACATGAAAAACCGGAAGAACCGCCTCGCGCCGTAG
- a CDS encoding DUF447 domain-containing protein — MTGAGGGWAPEDDAPDGWPVPLRGVTESVIATKGPNDLWNLAALGLHAGDPVTARTYGNTRTRRNFERRGGGVVQFVADPRPFVDAALSIREEPEPVLPSADAWIGVDAALLDTWTEGETTIREWELTPGESEVVREEATTINRGFGAVVEATVAASRLGVAGFDDEELRGRLDFLTGVAERCGGAREREAVSRIEEYADWDRPEN; from the coding sequence ATGACGGGGGCGGGCGGAGGCTGGGCGCCCGAAGACGACGCGCCCGACGGCTGGCCGGTCCCGCTGCGCGGGGTGACGGAGTCCGTCATCGCGACGAAGGGGCCGAACGATCTGTGGAATCTCGCCGCGCTCGGCCTCCACGCGGGCGATCCCGTCACCGCGCGGACGTACGGCAACACGCGGACGCGCCGGAACTTCGAGCGCCGCGGCGGCGGGGTCGTCCAGTTCGTCGCCGACCCGCGGCCGTTCGTCGACGCCGCGCTCTCGATCCGCGAGGAGCCGGAACCGGTGCTCCCCAGCGCGGACGCGTGGATCGGGGTCGACGCGGCGCTCCTCGACACCTGGACGGAGGGGGAGACGACGATCCGGGAGTGGGAGCTCACACCCGGCGAGAGCGAGGTCGTCCGCGAGGAGGCGACGACGATCAACCGCGGCTTCGGCGCGGTGGTCGAGGCGACGGTCGCAGCCTCGCGGCTGGGTGTCGCGGGGTTCGACGACGAGGAGCTCCGGGGGCGCCTCGACTTCCTCACGGGCGTGGCCGAGCGCTGTGGCGGCGCCCGCGAACGCGAGGCAGTATCCCGGATCGAGGAGTACGCCGACTGGGATCGACCGGAGAACTAA
- a CDS encoding NAD(P)/FAD-dependent oxidoreductase, giving the protein MERVDVAIVGGGPAGTAAAHAAAEHGADAVVLEKGVPREDRSGLGPDSTDAAGILDYWVDIMGIHPDEMPDGVVQNVLDRAEFRGPNTACSLRSTGIESSYDEFGYTFHRARFDDFLRSRAEEVGAHYRTEASVKGVLTEAHDHPRHTVALANGEEIGADYLLLCDGPQRTVTMGVLDEYLPEHRSASTVLSPPTANHIAYQEYREFPEEIYEEVQDAIVFWWGLMPGHTAYPWIFPNQDRVCRVGLTMPIGMDIDEVEDREKYDLLRPEDDRIPQGATYIERLLEREYGDEYDLEDFPIVEDAGKSRGTETYPISSTRPIESPVDAGIAVCGGAMGTTSAFHEGGDHLAVRTGAIAGRLAAQERLGHYNHEWRDAIGDEVLRNVSLAELVRGWGPDQWDEVFGVGEEMLAEDGANEMLSWSPKAGLRGAKLLAEYKLVKFRNRNRYVQLTADEYSY; this is encoded by the coding sequence ATGGAACGCGTAGACGTCGCCATCGTCGGCGGGGGGCCGGCCGGGACCGCGGCCGCCCACGCCGCGGCCGAACACGGCGCCGACGCGGTGGTGCTGGAGAAGGGGGTCCCGCGCGAGGACCGCTCGGGGCTGGGTCCCGACTCCACCGACGCCGCCGGCATCCTCGACTACTGGGTCGACATCATGGGTATTCACCCCGACGAGATGCCCGACGGGGTGGTGCAGAACGTGCTCGACCGCGCGGAGTTCCGCGGCCCGAACACGGCGTGTAGCCTCCGCTCGACCGGGATCGAGTCGTCCTACGACGAGTTCGGCTACACCTTCCACCGCGCACGCTTCGACGACTTCCTGCGTTCGCGGGCCGAGGAGGTGGGCGCCCACTACCGCACGGAGGCGTCGGTGAAGGGCGTCCTGACGGAGGCGCACGACCACCCGCGGCACACGGTCGCGCTCGCCAATGGCGAGGAGATCGGCGCCGACTACCTCCTACTCTGTGACGGCCCCCAGCGCACCGTCACGATGGGCGTGCTCGACGAGTACCTCCCGGAGCACCGCTCGGCGAGCACAGTGCTCTCGCCGCCGACGGCCAACCACATCGCCTACCAGGAGTACCGGGAGTTCCCCGAGGAGATCTACGAGGAGGTGCAAGACGCCATCGTGTTCTGGTGGGGGCTGATGCCCGGCCACACCGCCTACCCGTGGATCTTCCCGAACCAGGACCGGGTCTGTCGGGTCGGGCTCACGATGCCGATCGGGATGGACATCGACGAGGTCGAGGACCGCGAGAAGTACGACCTGCTGCGCCCCGAGGACGACCGGATCCCGCAGGGCGCCACCTACATCGAGCGCCTGCTCGAACGCGAGTACGGCGACGAGTACGATCTCGAGGACTTCCCGATCGTCGAGGACGCCGGCAAGAGCCGGGGCACCGAGACGTACCCCATCTCCTCGACGCGGCCGATCGAGTCGCCCGTCGACGCCGGGATCGCGGTCTGTGGCGGCGCGATGGGCACCACGTCGGCGTTCCACGAGGGTGGCGACCACCTCGCGGTCCGAACCGGGGCGATCGCGGGGCGACTCGCGGCACAGGAGCGGCTGGGCCACTACAACCACGAGTGGCGCGACGCAATCGGCGACGAGGTGCTCCGGAACGTCTCGCTCGCGGAGCTCGTCCGCGGCTGGGGGCCGGATCAGTGGGACGAGGTGTTCGGCGTCGGCGAGGAGATGCTGGCCGAGGACGGCGCCAACGAGATGCTCTCCTGGAGCCCCAAAGCAGGGCTGCGCGGTGCGAAGCTGCTCGCGGAGTACAAGCTCGTGAAGTTCCGGAACCGGAACCGATACGTCCAGCTGACCGCCGACGAGTACAGCTACTAG
- a CDS encoding 30S ribosomal protein S17e, with translation MAIKPKYVKQLGTILLEKYPESFNQNFETNKESVTALTNVESKEVRNRIAGYITRKEAGAAAQEAEA, from the coding sequence ATGGCAATCAAGCCGAAGTACGTCAAACAGCTGGGGACGATCCTGCTCGAGAAGTACCCCGAGTCGTTCAACCAGAACTTCGAGACGAACAAGGAGAGCGTCACCGCGCTCACGAACGTCGAGTCCAAGGAGGTCCGCAACCGCATCGCGGGCTACATCACGCGGAAGGAAGCCGGCGCCGCCGCACAGGAAGCCGAAGCGTAG